agggtcagtatagtggagggtcagtatagtggagggtcagtatagtggagggtcagtatagtggagggtcagtatagtggagggtcagtatagtggagggtcagtatagtggagggtcagtatagtggagggtcagtatagtggagggtcagtatagtagggtcagtatagtggagggtcagtatagtggagggtcagtatagggtcaggggtcagtatagtggagggtcagtatagtggagggtcagtatagtggagggtcagtatagtggagggtcagtatagtggtcagggtcagtatagtggagggtcagtatagtggagggtcagtatagtggagggtcagtatagtggagggtagtatagtggagggtcagtatagtggagggtcagagTGGAGgggtatagtggagggtcagtatagtggagggtcaggagggtcagtatagtggagggtcagtatagtggagggtggagtgggggtcagtatagtggagggtcagtatagtggagggtcagtatagtggagggtcagtatagtggagggtcagtatagtggagggtcagtatagtggagggtagtatagtggagggtcagtatagtggagggtcagtatagtggagtggagggtcagtatagtgggggtcagtatagtggagggtcagtatagtggagggtcagtatagtggagggtcagtatagtggagggtcagtatagtggaggggtatagtggagggtcagtatagtggagggtcagtatagtggagggtcagtatagtggagggtcagtatagtggagggtcagtatagtggagggtcagtatagtggagggtcagtatagtggagggtcagtatagtggagggtcagtatagtggagggtcagtatagtggagggtcagtatagtggagggtcagtatagtggagggtcagtatagtggagggtcagtatagtggagggtcagtatagtggagggtcagtatagtggagggtcagtatagtggagggtcagtatagtggagggtcagtatagtggagggtcagtatagtggagggtcagtatagtggagggtcagtatagtggagggtcagtatagtggagggtcagtatagtggaggggagtggggtcagtatagtggagggtcagtatagtggagggtcagtatagtggagggtcagtatagtggagggtcagtatagtggagggtcagtatagtgggggtcagtatagtggagggtcagtatagtggagggtcagtatagtgggagggtcagtatagtggagggtcagtagtagggtggagggtcagtatagtggagggtcagtatagtggagggtcagtatagtggagggtcagtatagtggagggtcagtatagtggagtggagggtcagtatagtggagggtcagtatagtggagggtcagtatagtggagggtcagtatagtggagggtcagtatagtggagggtcagtatagtggagggtcagtatagtggagggtcagtatagtggagggtcagtatagtggagggtcagtatagtggagggtcagtatagtggagggtcagtatagtggagggtcagtatagtggagggtcagtatagtggagggtcagtatagtggagggtcagtatagtggagggtcagtatagtggagggtcagtatagtggagggtcagtatagtggagggtcagtatagtggagggtcagtatagtggaggggagtggagggtcagtatagtggagggtcagagtggagggtcagtatagtggagggtcagtatagtggagggtcagtatagtggagggtcagtatagtggagggtcagtatagtggagggtcagtatagtggagggtcagtatagtggagggtcagtatagtggagggtcagtatagtggagggtcagtatagtggagggtcagtatagtggagggtcagtatagtggagggtcagtatagtggagggtcagtatagtggagggtcagtatagtggagggtcagtatagtggagggtcagtatagtggagggtcagtatagtgtcagtatagggtcagtatagtggagggtcagtatagtggagggtcagtatagtggagggtcagtatagtggagggtcagtatagtggagggtcagtatagtggagggtcagtatagtggagggtcagtatagtggagggtcagtatagtggagggtcagtatagtggagggtcagtatagtgggggtcagtatagtggagggtcagtatagtggagggtcagtatagtggagggtcagtatagtggagggtcagtatagtggagggtcagtatagtgggggGTCAggtggtcagtatagtggagggtcagtatagtggagggtcagtagtggagggtcagtatagtgggggtcagtatagtggagggtcagtatagtggagggtcagtatagtggggggtcagtatagtggagggtcagtatagtggagggtcagtatagtggtatagtggggtcagtatagtggagggtcagtatagtggagggtcagtatagtagggtcagtatagtggagggtcagtatagtggagggtcagtatagtggagggtcagtatagtggagggtcagtatagtgggggtcagtatagtggagggtcagtatagtggagggtcagtatagtggagggtcagtatagtggagggtcagtatagtggagggtcagtatagtggagggtcagtatagtggagggtcagtatagtggagggtcagtatagtggagggtcagtatagtgggggtcagtatagtggagggtcagtatagtggagggtcagtatagtgggggtcagtatagtggagggtcagtatagtggagggtcagtatagtgggggtcagtatagtggagggtcagtatagtggagggtcagtatagtggagggtcagtatagtggagggtcagtatagtggagggtcagtatagtggagggtcagtatagtggagggtcagtatagtggagggtcagtatagtgggggtgggagggtcagtatagtgggggtcagtatagtggagggtcagtatagtgtcaGTATAGTgggggggtcagtatagtggtaTGTTGTACCTTCTAGGAGGGTcagagggtcagtatagtggagggtcagtatagtggagggtcagtatagtggagggtcagtatagtggagggtcagtatagtggagggtcagtatagtggtcagtatagtggagggtcagtatagtggagggtcagtatagtggagggtcagtatagtgggggtcagtatagtggagggtcagtatagtggagggtcagtatagtggagggtcagtatagtggagggtcagtatagtggagggtcagtatagtggagggtcagtatagtggagggtcagtatagtggagggtcagtatagtggagggtcagtatagtggagggtcagtatagtggagggtcagtatagtggagggtgtagtgggggtcagtatagtggagggtcagtatagtgggggtcagtatagtgggtcagtatagtggagggtagttagtggagggtcagtatagtggagggtcagtatagtgggtggagggtcagtatagtgggggtcagtatagtggagtggtcagtatagtggagggtcagtatagtggagggtcagtatagtgggtgtctggagggtcagtatagtgggtgcTGTGGTGTAcctggagggtcagtatagtggagggtcagtatagtgggtgctgtggtatgttgtagggtcagtatagtgggtggtcagtatagtggagggtcagtatagtggagggtcagtatagtgggtcagtatagtggagggtcagtatagtgggggTCAGTAGGGTcaggagggtcagtatagtgggagggtcagtatagtggagtgggggtcagtatagtgggtgcTGTGGTATGTTGTACCTTctaggagggtcagtatagtgggtggtcagtatagtgggtggtcagtatagtggagggtcagtatagtggagggtcagtatagtggagggtcagtatagtggggggtcagtatagtggtagtgggggtcagtatagtggagggtcagtatagtggagggtcagtatagtgggggtcagtatagtggagggtcagtatagtggagggtcagtatagtggagggtcagtatagtgggggtcagtatagtggagggtcagtatagtggagggtcagtatagtggagggtcagtatagtggagggtcagtatagtgggtggTCAGTATAGTGGTGGTCAGTATAGTGGGTGGTCAGTATAGTGGGTGCTGTGGTATGTTGTCCCTTctaggagggtcagtatagtgggtgcTGTGGTATGTTGTCCCTTctaggagggtcagtatagtgggtggtcagtatagtggagggtcagtatagtgggtgcTGTGGTATGTTGTACCTTCTAGGAGGGTCAGTATATTGGGTGCTGTGGTATGTTGTAGCTTctaggagggtcagtatagtgggtgcTGTGGTATGTTGTACCTTctaggagggtcagtatagtgggtgcTGTGGTATGTTGTACCTTctaggagggtcagtatagtgggtgcTGTGGTATGTTGTAGCTTCTAGGAGGGTCAGTATATTGGGTGCTGTGGTATGTTGTAGCTTctaggagggtcagtatagtgggtgcTGTGGTATGTTGTACCTTctaggagggtcagtatagtgggtggtcagtatagtggagggtcagtatagtggagggtcagtatagtggggggtcagtatagtggagggtcagtatagtgggtggtcagtatagtggagggtcagtatagtgggtggtcagtatagtggagggtcagtatagtgggtggtcagtatagtggagggtcagtatagtggagggtcagtatagtgggtggTCAGTATATTGGGTGCTGTGGTATGTTGTAGCTTctaggagggtcagtatagtggagggtcagtatagtgggtgcTGTGGTATGTTGTACCTTctaggagggtcagtatagtggggggtcagtatagtggagggtctgtATAGTGGGTGCTGTGGTATGTTGTACCTTctaggagggtcagtatagtggagggtcagtctTCTTTAATAGATTGACAGGATGTAGTCTCTAGAACGGTGATAACAGGTCTCTGAAACCTCTCCTTTAATAAATTGACAAAAACCTCTCCTTTAATAGATTGACAGAAACCTCTCCTTTAATATATTGACAGAAACCTCTCCTTTAATAGATTGACAGGATGTAGAACGGTGATAACAGGTCTCTGAAACCTCTCCTTTAATAAATTGACAGGATGTAGAACGGTGATAACAGGTCTCTGAAACCTCTCCTTTAATAAATTGACAGAAACCTCTCCTTTAATAGATTGACAGGATGTAGAACGGTGATAACAGGTCTCTGAAACCTCTCCTTTAATAAATTGACAGAAACCTCTCCTTTAATAGATTGACAGGATGTAGAACGGTGATAACAGGTCTCTGAAACCTCTCCTTTAATAAATTGACAGAAACCTCTCCTTTAATAGATTGACAGGATGTAGAACGGTGATAACAGGTCTCTGAAACCTCTCCTTTAATAAATTGACAGAAACCTCTCCTTTAATAAATTGACAGAAACCTCTCCTTTAATAGATTGACAGGATGTAGAACGGTGATAACAGGTCTCTGAAACCTCTCCTTTAATAAATTGGCAGAAACCTCTCTTTTAATATATTGACAGAAACCTCTCCTTTAATAGATTGACAGAAACCTCTCCTTTAATAGATTGGCAGAAATCTCTCCTTTAATAGATTGACAGGATGTAGAACGGTGAAACCTCTCCTTTAATAAAACAGAATGAGTCcttcaaagacacacacacgcactaattctctctctcacacacacacacacacacacacacacacacacacacacacacacacacacacacacacacacacacacacacacacacacacacacacacacacacacacacacacacacacacacacacacacacaatctccctCGCATACACAAACATTTGTACTGTACACGAAAGCTTTGCCAAAATGTATGACATATGCACTCTACCCCCCCATacctctccatgttacctccTAGGTATCCTCTGATGAGGACCACCCCCCCCTATCTCCTAGGTATCCTCTGATGAGGACCCCCCTATCTCCTAGGTTTCCTCTGATGAGGACCACCCCCCTATCTCCTAGGTATCCTCTGATGAGGACCACCCCCCTATCTCCTAGGTATCCTCTGATGAGGACCACCCCCCTATCTCCTAGGTATCCTCTGATGAggaccaccccccacccccctatCTCCTAGGTATCCTCTGATGAGGACCCCCCCCTATCTCCTAGGTATCCTCTGTTTGATGAGGACCCCCCCCTATCTCCTAGGTTTCCTCTGTTTGATGAGGACCACCCCCCCCTATCTCCTAGGTATCCTCTGTTTGATGaggaccaccccccccccctatctcCTAGGTTTCCTCTGTTTGATGAGGAACAGGTTTTCGTCCGTGGGGAACAAATTCTCCTCCTTAGCAGCCTTCCtgtctctcccgttctctctcttcttcttcttcttcttactcGCTCCCTTCGTCGCAGCCCCAAACAGACGGTCGGGGGTGTGGGAGGCGGGGCCCTTGggatggaaggtaggaggagCTCCGGCCGAGGGGGGAGGGCCCTTGGgccccttcttcttcctcttggaGGAGGGGCCTTGTCCTCGGGGGAAGTCAAGAGACTCGTCTGCGGCAGCGGCCATTTTGTTTTTGGCCGTTTTccgttttttcttcttctgcccTTCCTGACTCCCCGGCTGGTTCCTGTCAGCCATGTTGGATTTGGGCGTGGCTGAAGCTGTGGGTTAGGGAGAGGTGGCGAGGAGGGGaaaagaggggaggtggggaggagggaaggagaggagagggggagaggaggggaggaaagaaaaggagagaaggagggaaggagaggtggggaggagagaaggagggaaggagaggtggggaggagggaaggagagggggaggagaggagagggggagaggaggggaggaatggaatgGTGGAGTGGAGAGGTCTGATTAAAGCAGCCGATAGCAAATCAAACAGATCccagagcagactaacagatcccagagcagactaacagatcccagagcagactaacagatcccagagcagactaacagatcccagagcagactaacagatcccagagcagactaacagatcccagagcagactaacagatcccagagcagactaacagatcctagagcagactaacagatcccagagcagactaacagatcccagagcagactaacagatcctagagcagactaacagatcctagagcagactaacagatcctagagcagactaacagatcccagagcagactaacagatcctagagcagactaacagatcccagagcagactaacagatcctagagcagactaacagatcctagagcagactaacagatcctagagcagactaacagatcccagagcagactaacagatcctagagcagactaacagatcctagagcagactaacagatcctagagcagactaacatatcctagagcagactaacagatcctagagcagactaacagatcccagagcagactaacagatcctagagcagactaacagatcctagagcagactaacagatcccagagcagactaacagatcccagagcagactaacagatcctagagcagatcctagagcagactaacagatcccagagcagactaacagatcccagagcagactaacagatcctagagcagatcctagagcagactaacagatcctaGAGCTGACTAACAGATCCTAGAGCAGACTAACAGACCCgagagcagactaacagatcccaaagcagactaacagatcctagagcagactaacagatcctagagcagactaacagatcccagagcagactaacagatcctagagcagactaacagatcctagagcagactaacagatcctagagcagactaacagatcctagagcagactaacagatcctagagcagactaacagatcctagagcagactaacagatcctagagcagactaacagatcctagagcagactaacagatcctagagcagatcctagagcagactaacagatcctagagcagatcctagagcagactaacagatcccagagcagactaacagatcccagagcagactaacagatcctagagcagactaacagatcccagagcagactaacagatcctagagcagactaacagatcctagagcagactaacagatcccagagcagactaacagatcccagagcagactaacagatcccagagcagactaacagatcccagagcagactaacagatcccaGAGCAGACTAACAGACCCCAGAGCAGACTAAAATCCCATTACGGTCCACATTAATACAACTAGAAGATGGTACCTGGAGTGAAACActtcccctctctgctctcctttagtTTGCGTTTAGGAGTCCAGGGTTTCTCCTGGCCACCGCTGAACCTGATGTGGGTACGGCTAGGAGTAGCACTATGGTAGGGTTTAGGGGGGTAGTTCTGGTACGGCCTGTAGCTCGGGTTAGAGTCGGTTCTCTGGCGTTTGCCCGACGGATCGTCCTGGGCGTCACCGTCTGGTGAGACCTGACACGGAAACAGGCCTGCATCCTTCaactctacagagagagagatggagggatggagagagagagagcgagagatggagagagagagagagagggatggagagagagagagggatggagagagagagagggatggagagagagagagagggagagagagacggagggatgagagagagagagcgagagatggagagagagggatggagagagagagagggatggagagagagagagggatggagagagagagagggatgagggagagagagggatggagagagagagagggatggagagagagagagggatggagagagagagagggatggagggagagagagggatggagggagagggatggagagagagagagggatggagagagagagagggatggagagagagggatggagagagagacggagggatggagagagagggagagagagagagagggatggagagagagagagggatggagggagagagagggatggagagagagagggatggagagagagacggagggatggagagagagggatggagagagagagggatggagagagagacagagggatggagggagagagagacggagggatggagagagggatggagagagatagagggatggagagagagagggatggagagagagagcgagagatggagagagagcgagagatggagagagggatggagagagagagagggatggagagagagagggatggagagagagagagggatggagagagagacggagggatggagagagagggatggagagagagggatggagagagagacggagggatggagagagagacagagggatggagagagagacggagggatggagagagggatggagagagagagagggatggagagagagagggatggagagagagagggatggagagagagagggatggagagagagagggatggagagagagggatggagagagagagggatggagagagagagggatggagagagagagggatggagagagagagggatggagagagagagagagggatggagagagagagggatggagagagagagagacagagggatggagagagagacagagggatggagagagagagagggatggagagagagagagggatggagagagagacggagggatggagagagagacagagggatggagagagagggatggagagagagacggagggatggagagagagagatggagagagagggatggagacagagggatggagagagagacggagggatggagagagagacggagggatggagagagagagatggagagagagagatggagagagagggatggagagagagggatggagagagagagagagagggatgagagagagagagggatggagagagagggatggagagagagacagagggatggagagagagacagagggatggagagagagggatgggagagagagagagggatgagagagagagggatggagagagagggatgagggatggagagagatggagagagagggatggagagagagggatggagagagagagagagagagggatggagagagagagagagggatggagagagagggaggaggagagagagggatggagagagggatggagagagagggatggagagagagggatggagagagagggatggagagagagggatggagagagagggatggagagagagggatggagagagagggatggagagagagggatggagagagagggatggagagagagacagagggatggagagagagacagagggatggagagagagagagggagggatggagagagagggatggagagggagagacggagggatggagagagagagacggagggatggagagagagagagagagggatggagagagagagagggatggagagagaggagagggagatggagagagagagggatggagagagagagagggggagggatggagagagagagagggatggagaaagagagagggagggatgagagagagagagagaggatggagagagagagagaggatggagagagagagagggatggagagagagagagagagatggagaggagagagagagggaggagatggagagagggatggagagggagagacggagggatggagagagagacggagggatggagagagagagagagagggatggagagagacacagagggatggagagagagagagagagagagagagagagacggagggatggagagagggatggagagagagagagacggagggatggagagagagacggagggatgggagagagagacggagggatggagagagagagagagggagggatggagagagagagagagggatggagagagagagagggggagggatggagagagagagagggagggatggagagagagacagagggagggatggagagagagagggggagggatggagagagagagagagggagggatggagagagagagagacggagggatggagagagagagagagagggatggagagagagagagggatggaggagaggagagggagggatggagagagggagggatggagagagagagaggggagggatggagagagagagagggggagggagggatgagagagagggagggatggagagagagagagggggagggatagagagagagggagagggatgggagagagagagagagagagagagagagggagggatggatggagtggtagggagagagagatggagagagggagggggaaagagggagggggaaagagggatgggTGATGATTAATTCACTGTATCTTGTAAATCTTC
This sequence is a window from Oncorhynchus gorbuscha isolate QuinsamMale2020 ecotype Even-year unplaced genomic scaffold, OgorEven_v1.0 Un_scaffold_2751, whole genome shotgun sequence. Protein-coding genes within it:
- the LOC124026534 gene encoding pollen-specific leucine-rich repeat extensin-like protein 1, translating into MFGCFPPNSPFINQYDSRLSIRNRDYRAQLRVQELKDAGLFPCQVSPDGDAQDDPSGKRQRTDSNPSYRPYQNYPPKPYHSATPSRTHIRFSGGQEKPWTPKRKLKESREGKCFTPASATPKSNMADRNQPGSQEGQKKKKRKTAKNKMAAAADESLDFPRGQGPSSKRKKKGPKGPPPSAGAPPTFHPKGPASHTPDRLFGAATKGASKKKKKKRENGRDRKAAKEENLFPTDENLFLIKQRKPRR